One genomic window of Notamacropus eugenii isolate mMacEug1 chromosome 6, mMacEug1.pri_v2, whole genome shotgun sequence includes the following:
- the DTYMK gene encoding thymidylate kinase, producing the protein MAGRRGALIVLEGVDRAGKTTQCRKLVAALLESGRRAELLRFPDRSTEIGKLLSSYLERKNNMEDHTVHLLFSANRWEQVPLIKEKLSQGITLVVDRYAFSGVAFTSAKENFSIDWCKQPDVGLPKPDLIIFLQLSSQEAAKRGDFGIERYENNAFQEKALQCFYQLMKDNSLNWKTISASQSIEDLHKKIYSLSEETIQMVQETPVGELWK; encoded by the exons ATGGCGGGGCGGCGTGGTGCCCTCATCGTGTTGGAGGGCGTGGATCGCGCTGGGAAGACTACCCAGTGCCGGAAGCTTGTGGCGGCCCTGCTGGAGTCCGGACGGCGGGCAGAGCTTCTCAGGTTCCCGG ACAGATCCACAGAGATTGGCAAACTGCTGAGCTCTTACCTGGAGAGGAAGAACAACATGGAGGATCACACAGTGCATCTCCTTTTTTCTGCAAACCGATGGGAACAGGT accattaattaaagaaaagttaagtcaaggcatcaccctggTAGTAGACAGGTATGCCTTCTCCGGGGTAGCCTTTACCAGCGCAAAAGAG AATTTCTCAATAGACTGGTGTAAACAGCCTGATGTGGGGCTTCCCAAGCCAGATCTGATCATCTTCCTTCAGCTGAGCTCTCAGGAAGCAGCAAAACGGGGAGACTTTGGCATCGAGCGTTACGAAAACAACGCTTTCCAGGAGAAAGCCTTGCAGTGCTTCTACCAGCTGATGAAAGACAATTCTTTAAACTGGAAG ACCATCAGTGCTTCTCAAAGCATAGAAGACTTACACAAGAAGATTTACTCCCTTTCTGAAGAGACCATTCAAATGGTCCAAGAGACACCTGTGGGAGAGCTATGGAAGTAG